GATTCGAACCCTCGAACCGCGTTTTAGCACGGTTACGCGATTTCCAGTCGCGCGCCTTCGACCAGCTCAGCCATCTCTCCACGTTGATTTTGGAATTGCTGTCTACTTACTTTTTTATAATATATTCACTTGGCAAATTTACTAAATGGCGGAGAGAGTGAGATTCGAACTCACGGGACGGGGCTGCCGTCCACTCGCTTTCGAGGCGAGCGCCTTCAACCTCTCGGCCATCTCTCCTCAAATAAAAGTAAATGCCAGGTTTTGCTAGCTTTATAGTTCAACTATTTCCGTTTGTCTTGAAAAAATTTCTTCAGAATATCGCCGCATTTATCGGCCAGCACATCGCCTGTTACTTCAGGCTGATGGTTGAATCTTTCATCTGAAAGAATATTAATCAAGCTTCCACAAGCTCCGCCTTTCGGATCCTTTGCACCAAAAACTACTTTTTTGAGCCTTGATAATATTGCAGCTCCGGCACACATAGGACAGGGTTCCAAAGTAACATATAAGGTGCAATCTGTCAAGCGCCAACTGCCTACAGTCTTGCATGCTTGCCGAATTGCCAGAATCTCTGCGTGTGCTGTAGCATCTTGCAGGGTTTCTCTTAAGTTATGAGCTCGCGAGATAATTTCGTTGTCTTTTACAATTACTGCGC
This portion of the Tepidanaerobacter syntrophicus genome encodes:
- the tadA gene encoding tRNA adenosine(34) deaminase TadA, with the protein product MSFSKHCQDDVFFMQEAIKEAEKAAELDEVPIGAVIVKDNEIISRAHNLRETLQDATAHAEILAIRQACKTVGSWRLTDCTLYVTLEPCPMCAGAAILSRLKKVVFGAKDPKGGACGSLINILSDERFNHQPEVTGDVLADKCGDILKKFFQDKRK